One genomic region from Leifsonia poae encodes:
- a CDS encoding biotin--[acetyl-CoA-carboxylase] ligase, with translation MEFRRSRTVVPVLEYLEEAGSTNDVLVARASALPDLSVLVTANQTGGRGRLGRVWVSPPGKALAVSILLKPVGLSLESYGWFPLLAGLAMSRAVAGFVPAAVAVKWPNDVLVDGAKVSGTLSELLPDLSGLVIGAGVNLSLDRDELPTETATSLVLAGAPADLDPDAVLAAYLTAFTGLYREFLTAGGDAVASSLRDEVVEGCHTVGRAVRVELPGGADLLGTAVGIDGSGRLIVESDAGRTAVAAGDVTHLRY, from the coding sequence ATGGAGTTCCGTCGCAGCCGAACCGTCGTGCCCGTTCTGGAGTATCTGGAGGAGGCCGGCTCGACCAATGATGTGCTCGTCGCCCGCGCGTCCGCGTTGCCCGACCTATCGGTGCTGGTCACGGCGAATCAGACGGGCGGGCGCGGCCGACTCGGCCGGGTGTGGGTCTCCCCGCCCGGCAAGGCCCTCGCCGTCTCGATCCTGCTGAAGCCGGTCGGCCTGTCGTTGGAGAGCTACGGCTGGTTCCCGCTGCTGGCCGGGTTGGCGATGAGCCGTGCGGTGGCCGGGTTCGTTCCGGCCGCGGTGGCGGTCAAATGGCCGAACGATGTGCTCGTCGACGGCGCGAAGGTGAGCGGGACGCTCTCGGAGCTGCTGCCGGATCTGTCGGGCCTGGTGATCGGCGCCGGCGTGAACCTCTCCCTCGATCGGGACGAGCTGCCCACCGAGACCGCGACTTCGCTGGTGCTGGCAGGCGCCCCCGCCGACCTCGACCCGGACGCGGTGCTCGCCGCCTACCTGACCGCCTTCACCGGCCTCTATCGCGAGTTCCTCACCGCCGGTGGCGACGCTGTCGCCTCCTCGCTGCGCGACGAGGTGGTCGAAGGCTGTCACACGGTCGGCCGCGCTGTGCGGGTCGAGCTTCCGGGCGGGGCGGATCTGCTGGGAACGGCGGTCGGGATCGACGGCAGCGGGCGCCTGATCGTGGAGTCGGATGCCGGGCGCACGGCTGTCGCGGCCGGCGACGTGACCCACCTGCGGTATTAA
- a CDS encoding PH domain-containing protein, whose amino-acid sequence MSNTPESATQPPERVVARLRPNARALFWPSLVLIAACGTLGYLAGRFDEVWENVLLWSSAAAVVLLLFLLPLAFWLGKRYTITTRRVILRHGFFVRVRQELLHSRGYDVSVKRNWLQSAFRSGDVRINSGLERPVVLKDVPKADAVQRALNDLMEHSQTVVAVRRQQSESASDETTVWGSR is encoded by the coding sequence ATGAGCAACACCCCCGAGTCCGCGACGCAGCCTCCGGAGCGCGTCGTGGCGCGGCTGCGCCCGAATGCGCGCGCCCTCTTCTGGCCGAGTCTCGTGCTGATCGCGGCCTGCGGGACGCTGGGATATCTGGCCGGGCGGTTCGACGAGGTGTGGGAGAACGTGCTGCTCTGGTCGTCGGCCGCCGCGGTCGTGCTGCTGCTGTTCCTGCTCCCGCTCGCGTTCTGGCTGGGCAAGCGGTACACGATCACGACACGCCGCGTCATCCTGCGCCACGGGTTCTTCGTGCGGGTGCGCCAGGAGTTGCTCCACAGCCGCGGCTATGACGTCAGTGTGAAGCGCAACTGGCTGCAGAGTGCGTTCCGTTCCGGTGATGTGCGCATCAACTCCGGCCTGGAGCGCCCGGTGGTGCTCAAAGACGTGCCGAAGGCCGACGCCGTGCAGCGCGCGTTGAACGACCTGATGGAGCACTCGCAGACCGTCGTCGCCGTCCGCCGGCAGCAGAGCGAGTCAGCGTCCGACGAGACCACTGTCTGGGGCAGCCGGTAG
- a CDS encoding GtrA family protein, whose amino-acid sequence MSIETPPVHRSRLLPQLVKFGAVGAVGFVVNLVVFNGLLLTPLSKNHWGAIIATVIASAVAITTNYIGNRYWAFAAQRQEKATREGLEFFIISVAGMVIPVICVYVSRVVLGYDSRLADNIANNGVGLVLGTLFRFSFYRWWVFSPKRAHRTPAGEAAAEPVGVVPTTTLPTASLPTASLPAAPDSGLVGR is encoded by the coding sequence ATGAGCATCGAGACTCCTCCCGTGCACCGTTCACGGCTGCTGCCGCAGCTGGTGAAGTTCGGCGCCGTGGGCGCTGTCGGGTTCGTCGTCAACCTCGTCGTCTTCAACGGTCTTCTGCTCACCCCGCTGTCGAAGAACCACTGGGGCGCCATCATCGCCACGGTGATCGCCTCGGCCGTGGCCATCACCACCAACTACATCGGCAACCGATACTGGGCCTTCGCCGCTCAGCGCCAAGAGAAGGCCACCCGCGAGGGCCTCGAGTTCTTCATCATCAGCGTGGCCGGCATGGTCATCCCGGTGATCTGCGTGTACGTCTCCCGCGTCGTGCTCGGCTACGACAGCCGCCTCGCCGACAACATCGCGAACAACGGCGTCGGGCTGGTGCTCGGAACCCTGTTCCGGTTCTCGTTCTACCGGTGGTGGGTGTTCTCCCCCAAGCGTGCCCACCGCACCCCGGCCGGCGAGGCCGCGGCCGAACCCGTCGGCGTCGTGCCGACGACGACACTGCCCACGGCGTCGCTGCCCACGGCGTCGCTACCGGCTGCCCCAGACAGTGGTCTCGTCGGACGCTGA
- a CDS encoding 5-(carboxyamino)imidazole ribonucleotide synthase, whose amino-acid sequence MTKNTVGVIGGGQLARMMIPPAIELGVEIRVLEEAPGMSAELAATGVGDYRDLDTVLAFAETVDVITFDHEHVPPAILRELVARGFEVHPGPDALLYAQDKLQMRAKLAELGLPVPDWAAIESADELGAFLADHGGRAVVKTARGGYDGKGVRVVSESSGADDWFLALAEDGHGGALLVEELVSFRRELAQLVARRPSGGTAVWPVVETVQRDGVCAEVIAPAPGTGGKLASVAAEIAERIADGLGVTGVLAVEMFETTDGRLLVNELAMRPHNSGHWSIEGAVTSQFEQHLRAVLDLPLGSAEPRSGWSVMVNILGGPAEGSLQDRYPAALAAHPAAKFHGYGKEPRPGRKVGHVTVCGDDLDDAVYVARSAAAFFEG is encoded by the coding sequence ATGACGAAGAACACGGTCGGCGTGATCGGCGGCGGCCAGCTGGCGCGCATGATGATCCCCCCGGCGATCGAGCTCGGTGTCGAGATCCGGGTGCTCGAGGAGGCTCCGGGGATGAGCGCCGAGCTGGCGGCGACCGGCGTCGGCGACTACCGCGACCTTGACACCGTCCTGGCGTTCGCCGAGACCGTCGACGTGATCACGTTCGACCATGAGCATGTTCCGCCCGCGATCCTGCGGGAGCTCGTCGCTCGCGGCTTCGAGGTGCATCCCGGGCCGGATGCGCTGCTCTACGCACAGGACAAACTGCAGATGCGGGCCAAGCTGGCCGAGCTGGGACTGCCCGTGCCCGATTGGGCCGCGATCGAATCGGCCGACGAACTCGGAGCCTTCCTCGCCGACCACGGCGGACGAGCCGTGGTCAAGACCGCGCGTGGCGGCTACGACGGCAAAGGCGTGCGGGTCGTCTCCGAGTCTTCTGGGGCCGACGATTGGTTCCTGGCGCTCGCCGAAGACGGGCACGGTGGAGCGCTCCTGGTCGAGGAGCTCGTGTCGTTCCGACGCGAACTCGCCCAATTGGTTGCCCGCCGTCCCTCGGGCGGCACGGCCGTCTGGCCGGTCGTCGAGACCGTGCAGCGCGACGGCGTCTGCGCCGAGGTGATCGCGCCCGCCCCCGGCACCGGCGGCAAGCTCGCCTCCGTTGCGGCCGAGATCGCCGAACGGATCGCCGATGGACTCGGGGTCACGGGAGTGCTCGCGGTCGAGATGTTCGAGACGACAGACGGACGGCTGCTGGTCAATGAACTCGCCATGCGCCCGCACAACAGTGGCCACTGGTCCATCGAGGGCGCAGTGACGAGCCAGTTCGAGCAGCACCTGCGGGCGGTGCTCGATCTGCCGCTCGGGTCGGCGGAGCCGCGTTCGGGCTGGTCGGTGATGGTGAACATCCTGGGCGGTCCCGCCGAAGGGTCGCTGCAAGACAGGTACCCGGCCGCGCTCGCCGCGCATCCGGCCGCCAAGTTCCACGGGTACGGCAAGGAGCCACGCCCCGGTCGCAAGGTCGGGCACGTGACGGTGTGCGGCGACGATCTCGACGACGCCGTGTATGTGGCGCGGAGCGCGGCGGCTTTCTTCGAGGGGTGA
- the purE gene encoding 5-(carboxyamino)imidazole ribonucleotide mutase, producing MTAPSSAPIVAVVMGSDSDWSVMQDASQILTEFGVAHEVEVVSAHRTPEKMIDFGKHAADRGIKVIIAGAGGAAHLPGMLAAVTTLPVVGVPVPLSRLDGLDSLLSIVQMPAGVPVATVSIGGAKNAGLIAVKILATADERLTAALAQYAADLEASVEEKNRALKARL from the coding sequence ATGACCGCCCCCTCTTCCGCCCCGATCGTCGCCGTCGTGATGGGGTCGGACTCGGATTGGTCGGTGATGCAGGACGCATCGCAGATCCTCACCGAGTTCGGCGTCGCCCATGAGGTGGAGGTCGTTTCGGCGCACCGCACGCCCGAAAAGATGATCGATTTCGGCAAGCATGCGGCCGACCGCGGCATCAAAGTGATCATCGCGGGCGCCGGGGGTGCGGCGCACCTGCCGGGCATGCTCGCCGCGGTCACCACGCTGCCGGTGGTTGGAGTCCCCGTGCCGCTGTCGCGGCTGGACGGGCTCGACTCGCTGCTCTCCATCGTGCAGATGCCGGCCGGCGTCCCGGTGGCGACCGTGTCGATCGGTGGCGCGAAGAATGCCGGCCTCATCGCGGTGAAGATCCTGGCGACCGCGGATGAGCGGCTCACGGCGGCGCTCGCGCAGTATGCCGCCGACCTCGAAGCATCGGTCGAAGAGAAGAACCGGGCGCTCAAAGCACGCCTATGA
- a CDS encoding LCP family protein, with protein MTVASPLRYPDTASAHTMTKRGWWLVALNILLPGSAQLLAGDRRLGRVGILATLSLWALGIVLLTIALLWPTVVYELFTQAGSLWALQIVLLAYAVLWVVLTLDTLRLVRLVKARPNARGWIAAFAVLVLVGVTGTAGYASFVAASARGALGDIFSDGPTLPPVNGRYNIMLLGGDAGADREGLRPDSMSVVSIDATTGQAVTIGLPRDLDPVPFSSDSPMHTLYPDGYGYQDHCDVDVCQLNSIYTEAELYKSDLYPTATKNNSEPGIEAMRDALEGATGLTIQFYVLIDMQGFADLVDALGGVDITVAKKLPIGGDEDLNGVVAWIEPGKQHMNGYTAQWYARSRHGVGNSDYDRMARQRQLQDAILKQVNPVNVVAKFQDIAHAGAQVMKTDIPQPMLGYFVDLGMKTRTLPVKQLELVPPLIQPDDPDYTQIHQLVKQALAPATPASSGK; from the coding sequence ATGACAGTGGCCAGCCCGCTCCGCTACCCGGACACCGCCTCCGCGCACACCATGACGAAGCGGGGCTGGTGGCTGGTCGCCCTGAACATCCTGTTGCCCGGTTCCGCGCAGCTCCTCGCGGGCGACCGGCGTCTCGGCCGGGTGGGGATTCTCGCCACACTGTCGCTCTGGGCGCTGGGGATCGTGCTGCTCACGATCGCCCTGCTCTGGCCGACGGTCGTCTACGAACTGTTCACCCAGGCCGGCAGCCTGTGGGCGCTGCAGATCGTGCTGCTCGCCTACGCGGTGCTCTGGGTCGTGCTGACGCTGGACACCCTGCGTCTGGTGAGGCTCGTCAAGGCCCGGCCGAACGCACGCGGCTGGATCGCGGCCTTCGCTGTGCTCGTGCTCGTGGGGGTGACGGGCACGGCCGGATACGCCTCATTCGTCGCGGCGTCGGCGCGCGGCGCCCTCGGCGACATCTTCTCCGACGGTCCGACCCTGCCGCCGGTGAACGGCCGGTACAACATCATGCTGCTCGGCGGCGACGCCGGTGCGGATCGGGAGGGTCTGCGGCCCGACAGCATGTCGGTCGTCAGCATCGACGCGACCACCGGGCAGGCCGTGACGATCGGTCTCCCGCGCGACCTCGACCCTGTTCCTTTCTCGTCGGATTCTCCGATGCACACGCTTTACCCTGACGGCTACGGTTACCAGGACCACTGCGACGTCGATGTGTGCCAGCTCAACTCCATCTACACCGAGGCCGAGCTCTACAAGTCCGATCTCTACCCGACCGCGACCAAGAACAACAGCGAACCCGGTATCGAGGCGATGCGGGATGCTCTGGAGGGCGCGACCGGCCTGACCATCCAGTTCTATGTGCTCATCGACATGCAGGGGTTCGCCGACCTCGTCGACGCTCTCGGTGGGGTGGACATCACTGTCGCCAAGAAGCTGCCGATCGGCGGAGACGAGGACCTCAACGGTGTCGTGGCCTGGATCGAGCCCGGCAAGCAGCACATGAACGGCTACACGGCCCAGTGGTACGCCCGATCGCGACACGGCGTCGGCAACAGCGACTACGACCGCATGGCGCGGCAGCGTCAGCTGCAGGACGCGATCCTCAAACAGGTGAACCCGGTCAACGTCGTCGCCAAGTTCCAGGACATCGCCCACGCCGGAGCGCAGGTGATGAAGACCGATATCCCGCAGCCGATGCTCGGCTACTTCGTCGACCTCGGGATGAAGACCCGCACGCTCCCGGTGAAGCAGCTGGAGCTCGTGCCGCCGCTCATCCAGCCCGACGATCCGGACTATACACAGATCCACCAATTGGTGAAGCAGGCGCTCGCGCCCGCGACGCCCGCATCCAGCGGCAAGTAG
- a CDS encoding acyltransferase family protein codes for MNVKTKPNGRLAALDGLRGLAALIVVAHHSLYTNPDFPGTPGAGSVQTGSAMWWISYTPLKLATAGWESVILFFVLSGLVVTLPVARRRGFDWVAYFPRRIVRLGVPVMGAALIAAAFVVAIPQRSTQATGTWLSSSSTPNFSWEDIVKAWDLLGGDGQIDNPLWSLRWELIFSLALPVFAIAAIAVRKLWIGGLALAVVLTWLGVRTGSGAFSYLPAFFVGAVVAVRLEAVRQFADRMNTRRWRHALWFLLAAGAPLLLIAPWLLGSNVDGDSELVYALKGLAPLAAAAIVVTAIGWKPLRSLFESKPLQFVGTISFSLYLVHVPILIFSTYLFAGQPWFVPLLFGIPLAFVVAIAFTWLVEKRSHGWSRAAGEWASARYSAWFGRDEVTELEAAPAPAAVDEERRTVSAR; via the coding sequence GTGAATGTGAAGACGAAACCGAATGGACGGCTGGCCGCCCTGGACGGCCTGCGTGGGCTGGCGGCCCTGATCGTCGTCGCCCACCACTCCCTGTATACGAACCCCGATTTCCCCGGGACGCCCGGCGCCGGCTCCGTGCAGACGGGCTCGGCGATGTGGTGGATCAGCTATACCCCGCTCAAGCTGGCGACGGCCGGTTGGGAGTCGGTGATCCTGTTCTTCGTGCTCTCGGGTCTCGTGGTCACGCTGCCGGTCGCCCGGCGGCGCGGATTCGACTGGGTGGCGTACTTTCCCCGTCGGATCGTCCGACTGGGCGTGCCTGTGATGGGCGCCGCGCTCATCGCTGCGGCGTTCGTGGTCGCCATCCCGCAGCGCTCGACCCAGGCGACGGGCACGTGGCTGAGTAGTTCCTCCACGCCGAACTTCAGCTGGGAGGACATCGTCAAGGCCTGGGATCTCCTGGGCGGGGACGGACAGATCGACAACCCTCTCTGGTCGCTGCGCTGGGAGCTGATCTTCTCCCTCGCCCTCCCGGTGTTCGCCATCGCGGCGATCGCCGTGCGCAAATTGTGGATCGGCGGACTCGCCCTGGCTGTGGTGCTCACCTGGCTGGGTGTGCGCACGGGTTCCGGAGCGTTCAGCTACCTCCCGGCCTTCTTCGTCGGTGCGGTCGTCGCTGTTCGGCTCGAGGCGGTGCGGCAGTTCGCCGACCGGATGAACACGCGGCGTTGGCGGCATGCTCTCTGGTTCCTGCTGGCGGCGGGAGCCCCGCTGCTGCTGATCGCTCCGTGGCTGCTCGGGTCGAACGTCGACGGCGACTCGGAGCTCGTCTACGCCCTGAAGGGTCTCGCGCCGCTCGCTGCGGCCGCGATCGTGGTGACGGCCATCGGCTGGAAGCCGCTGCGCTCGCTGTTCGAGTCGAAGCCTCTGCAGTTCGTGGGCACCATCTCGTTCAGTCTGTACCTGGTGCACGTGCCGATCCTGATCTTCAGCACCTATCTCTTCGCCGGCCAACCGTGGTTCGTGCCGTTGCTGTTCGGCATCCCGCTCGCCTTCGTCGTGGCGATCGCTTTCACCTGGCTGGTGGAGAAGCGCAGTCACGGCTGGTCGCGGGCGGCCGGTGAGTGGGCGTCGGCGCGCTACAGCGCCTGGTTCGGCCGGGATGAGGTCACGGAGCTCGAGGCTGCTCCCGCCCCGGCGGCGGTCGACGAGGAGCGGCGGACCGTCTCGGCACGCTGA
- a CDS encoding glycosyltransferase family 4 protein: MTTLRVVVDELLGDAPGGARRYAEELTRQIVATAPAGCEVEGIVSNVPPETIDELTARLPGIARITRLPLARRELTMAWQSGLALPGARGMIHAPSLLAPLRKHDRLDAGEQITVTVHDVLPWTFPESLPTTSVLWHKAMAKRMRKHADAIVVPTHAVASQLAEFVDLGDRVRVIGGAPATALRLPPDADERAERLGLPERYALTLGSIMPRKGIAPLIRAVARPEVQGIPLLIAGPDRFGDGSATGVSAAAGLPEDRVRALGFLDDADLAVALDRATVFVFPSLAEGFGLPIVEAFKFGTPVIHSDDPALVEVAAGAGLVVERPATPDDDAGYSERLAAAIGRVLGDDEFRARLSVLSADRARAFSWRDSAERVWQLHADL; the protein is encoded by the coding sequence ATGACAACACTGAGAGTGGTCGTTGACGAGCTTCTCGGTGATGCTCCCGGCGGCGCCCGCCGCTACGCGGAGGAGCTGACCCGCCAGATCGTGGCCACGGCGCCCGCCGGCTGCGAGGTCGAGGGCATCGTCTCCAACGTCCCACCGGAGACCATCGACGAACTCACCGCCCGCCTGCCCGGGATCGCCCGCATCACCCGGCTCCCGCTGGCCCGCCGCGAGCTCACCATGGCCTGGCAGTCGGGGCTCGCGCTCCCTGGGGCGCGCGGGATGATCCACGCCCCCAGCCTGCTCGCCCCGCTGCGCAAACACGATCGCCTCGATGCCGGCGAGCAGATCACCGTCACGGTGCACGACGTGCTGCCGTGGACGTTTCCGGAGTCGCTGCCGACCACGAGCGTGCTCTGGCACAAGGCGATGGCGAAACGGATGCGCAAGCACGCCGACGCCATCGTCGTTCCCACCCACGCCGTCGCCTCGCAGCTCGCCGAATTCGTCGACCTCGGCGACCGCGTGCGTGTGATCGGCGGCGCCCCCGCGACCGCATTGCGCCTGCCGCCCGACGCCGATGAACGGGCCGAGCGGCTCGGCCTTCCGGAACGCTACGCGCTCACCCTCGGGTCGATCATGCCGCGCAAAGGCATCGCCCCGCTCATCCGCGCGGTGGCACGGCCGGAAGTGCAGGGCATCCCCCTGCTGATCGCCGGGCCCGACCGGTTCGGCGACGGATCGGCGACCGGTGTCTCCGCCGCGGCCGGCCTCCCGGAGGACCGGGTGCGGGCGCTCGGCTTCCTCGACGACGCCGACCTCGCGGTTGCGCTCGATCGGGCGACCGTCTTCGTCTTCCCCAGCCTCGCGGAGGGGTTCGGCCTGCCGATCGTCGAGGCCTTCAAATTCGGCACCCCCGTCATCCACTCGGACGATCCCGCGCTGGTCGAGGTCGCCGCCGGCGCCGGGCTCGTCGTCGAGAGACCGGCCACCCCCGACGACGACGCCGGGTATTCCGAACGTCTCGCCGCGGCCATCGGACGGGTGCTCGGCGACGACGAGTTCCGTGCACGGCTGAGCGTGCTCTCCGCCGACCGGGCCCGCGCCTTCAGCTGGCGTGACTCCGCGGAGCGCGTCTGGCAGTTGCACGCCGACCTTTAG
- the rfbD gene encoding dTDP-4-dehydrorhamnose reductase: MTRYLITGAAGMLGQDLQRALSGRDVTALRRADLDVTDRDAVLAAVAGHDVIVNAAAYTKVDDAETHEGEAYAINATGVENLALAAREHGVKLVTVSTDYVFDGQGTSPYAEDAPRDPLNAYGRTKAAGEELAIAAHPDGTSIVRTAWLYGADGPNFAKTMVRLAASHETVSVVADQLGQPTWTVDLAERIVALVDSGAPAGIYHGTNSGEATWFDFAREVFRLAGLNPDRVTPTDSAQFVRPAPRPSYSVLGHSAWQSAGLPPMRAWKEALADAAGHGVLEQHDNTESGR, from the coding sequence ATGACCCGTTACCTGATCACCGGCGCAGCCGGGATGCTCGGCCAAGACCTGCAGCGAGCCCTGAGCGGTCGCGACGTCACCGCGCTCCGCCGGGCAGACCTCGACGTGACCGACAGGGATGCAGTGCTCGCCGCCGTCGCCGGCCACGATGTGATCGTCAACGCGGCCGCGTACACCAAGGTCGACGATGCCGAGACCCACGAGGGCGAGGCCTACGCGATCAACGCGACCGGTGTCGAGAACCTCGCGCTCGCCGCCCGGGAGCACGGCGTGAAGCTGGTCACCGTGTCCACCGACTATGTGTTCGACGGCCAAGGGACGTCGCCGTACGCCGAGGACGCCCCGCGCGACCCGCTCAACGCCTACGGCCGCACGAAGGCCGCCGGCGAGGAGCTGGCGATCGCCGCGCATCCCGACGGCACCAGCATCGTCCGCACGGCCTGGCTGTATGGAGCCGACGGCCCCAACTTCGCGAAGACCATGGTCAGACTCGCCGCGAGCCATGAGACGGTGAGCGTCGTCGCCGATCAGCTGGGGCAGCCGACCTGGACGGTCGACCTCGCCGAGCGCATCGTCGCTCTGGTCGATTCCGGGGCGCCGGCCGGCATCTACCACGGCACGAATTCAGGCGAGGCGACCTGGTTCGACTTCGCCAGGGAAGTGTTCAGACTCGCCGGTTTGAACCCTGATAGGGTCACACCGACCGACAGCGCCCAGTTCGTGCGGCCCGCTCCTCGACCGTCGTACTCGGTTCTCGGTCACTCGGCCTGGCAGTCCGCCGGGCTCCCGCCGATGCGGGCGTGGAAGGAAGCACTGGCCGACGCGGCCGGGCATGGAGTCTTGGAGCAGCATGACAACACTGAGAGTGGTCGTTGA
- the rfbB gene encoding dTDP-glucose 4,6-dehydratase, translating to MKILVTGGAGFIGSNFVRRTLQDAYPGLEGADVVVLDALTYSGNLENLAPIADSPRFTFIKGDIRDGALLDELFPGVDAVVHFAAESHVDRSVRDASIFVETNVLGTQQLLDAALRNELKRFVHVSTDEVYGSIAEGSWAEDRPLEPNSPYSASKAGSDLLARSYHRTHGLNVSITRCSNNYGPYHFPEKVIPLFVTNLIDDKHVPLYGEGNNIRDWLHVDDHTRGIAMVLVNGRAGEIYNIGGGTELTNKELTQLLLDATGKDWSYVDRVADRLGHDLRYSVDISKIRSELGYEPLVPFQQGLADVVQWYRDNRSWWEPLKARAALDA from the coding sequence ATGAAGATTCTCGTCACCGGCGGCGCCGGATTCATCGGCTCCAACTTCGTTCGCCGCACTCTGCAGGACGCTTACCCCGGCCTGGAAGGCGCCGACGTCGTCGTGCTCGACGCGCTGACCTACTCGGGCAACCTGGAGAACCTGGCGCCGATCGCCGACTCCCCCCGCTTCACGTTCATCAAGGGCGACATCCGCGACGGCGCACTGCTCGACGAGCTGTTCCCCGGCGTCGATGCCGTCGTGCACTTCGCCGCGGAGTCGCATGTCGACCGCTCGGTGCGCGACGCCTCGATCTTCGTCGAGACGAACGTGCTCGGCACGCAGCAACTGCTGGATGCGGCCCTCCGCAACGAGCTGAAGCGCTTCGTGCACGTCTCCACCGACGAGGTCTACGGCTCCATCGCCGAGGGGTCGTGGGCCGAGGATCGCCCGCTGGAGCCGAACTCCCCCTATTCCGCGTCGAAGGCCGGCAGCGACCTCCTCGCTCGCAGCTACCACCGCACACACGGCCTCAACGTCTCGATCACGCGCTGCTCGAACAACTACGGGCCGTACCACTTCCCCGAGAAGGTCATCCCGCTGTTCGTCACGAACCTGATCGACGATAAGCATGTGCCGCTTTACGGTGAAGGCAACAACATCCGCGACTGGCTGCACGTCGACGACCACACCCGTGGCATCGCGATGGTGCTGGTGAACGGCCGCGCCGGCGAGATCTACAACATCGGCGGCGGCACCGAGCTCACCAACAAGGAGCTCACGCAGCTGCTCCTCGACGCCACCGGCAAGGACTGGTCGTACGTCGACCGCGTGGCCGACAGGCTCGGCCACGACCTGCGCTATTCGGTCGACATCTCGAAGATCCGCTCCGAGCTCGGCTACGAGCCGCTCGTCCCGTTCCAGCAGGGGCTGGCCGATGTGGTGCAGTGGTACCGCGACAACCGTTCGTGGTGGGAGCCGCTGAAGGCCCGCGCCGCCCTCGACGCGTGA
- a CDS encoding dTDP-4-dehydrorhamnose 3,5-epimerase family protein: MQIRELSIPDAFEVTPQVRTDDRGQFLEWYRFDRLEETVGHRLDLRQGNLSVSKRGAVRGIHFADIPPSQAKYVTAPYGAVLDFVIDIRVGSPTFGQWDSVLLDDVDRRAIYVAEGLGHCFVALTENATVSYLVTDVYTPAREHGINPLDPDIALIFPAEAGEPLLSDKDTAAPGLHEAAEAGLLPTWEAARAFYQTLNYGEK, from the coding sequence GTGCAGATCCGAGAACTCTCCATTCCCGACGCTTTCGAGGTCACTCCGCAGGTTCGCACGGACGACCGCGGCCAGTTCCTGGAGTGGTACCGGTTCGACCGGCTGGAAGAGACCGTCGGGCACCGGCTCGACCTCCGCCAGGGCAACCTGTCGGTCTCGAAGCGTGGCGCGGTTCGCGGAATCCATTTCGCCGACATCCCGCCGAGCCAGGCCAAGTATGTGACCGCGCCGTACGGTGCCGTTCTCGACTTCGTGATCGACATCCGGGTCGGGTCGCCGACCTTCGGCCAGTGGGATTCCGTTCTGCTCGACGACGTGGATCGCCGCGCCATCTACGTGGCCGAGGGGCTCGGGCACTGCTTCGTCGCCTTGACGGAGAACGCGACCGTCAGCTACCTGGTCACTGATGTGTACACTCCGGCACGCGAGCACGGCATCAATCCGCTCGACCCGGATATCGCGTTGATCTTCCCCGCCGAGGCGGGCGAGCCGCTTCTCTCTGACAAGGACACCGCGGCTCCCGGCCTGCACGAGGCGGCGGAGGCCGGACTGCTCCCGACCTGGGAGGCCGCCAGAGCCTTCTACCAGACCCTGAACTACGGAGAAAAGTAA